The Pseudomonas kermanshahensis genome includes a window with the following:
- a CDS encoding efflux RND transporter permease subunit: MNLSGPFIRRPVATMLLSLAIMLLGGVSFGLLPVAPLPQMDFPVIVVQANLSGASPEVMAATVATPLERKLGSIAGVTTLTSSSNQGSTRVVIGFEMGRDIDGAAREVQAAINATRNLLPSGMRSMPTYKKINPSQAPIMVLSLTSDVLKKGQLYDLADTILSQSLAQVSGVGEVQIGGSSLPAVRISVEPQLLNQYGLSLDEVRTAVSNANQRRPMGFVEDAERSWEVRANDQLETAKDYEPVVIRQQNGTILRLSDVATLTDSVENRYNSGFFNDQSAVLLVVNRQTGANIIETVDQIKSQLPALQSLLPASVQLNVAMDRSLVIKATLKEAEHTLLIAVGLVILVVYLFLGSLRASLIPSLAVPVSLVGTFAVMYLCGFSLNNLSLMALILATGLVVDDAIVVLENISRHIEDGQPPMRAAFLGAKEVGFTLLSMNVSLVAVFVSILFMGGIVRSLFQEFSITLAAAIIVSLVVSLTLTPMLCARWLKPHQAEQSRLQRWSDKVHQRMVNGYDRSLGWVLRHKRLTLLSLLATIGINIALYVVVPKTLMPQQDTGQLIGFIRGDDGLSFSVMQPKMETYRRALLADPAVQSVAGFIGGNSGTNNAMVIVRLKPISERKMDAQKVIERLRKEMPKVPGGRLFLMADQDLQLGGGGRDQTSSQYLYTLQSGDLAALREWFPKVVAAVRALPELTAIDARDGAGTPQVTLVVDRDQAKRLGIDMDMVTTVLNNAYSQRQISTIYDSLNQYQVVLEINPKYAWDPSTLEQVQVITSDGARVPLSTIAHYENSLANDRVSHEGQFASEDIAFDVAEGYSPDQAMAAVERAVAKLGLPEEVIAKLGGTADAFAKTQEGQPFMILGALVLVYLVLGILYESYIHPLTILSTLPSAGVGALLALYVTGGEFSLISLLGLFLLIGVVKKNAILMIDLALQLERQQGLSPEESIRRACLLRLRPILMTTLAAILGALPLLVSRAEGAEMRQPLGLTIIGGLVFSQILTLYTTPVVYLYLDRLRHRFNHWRGVRTDAALETPL, from the coding sequence ATGAACCTGTCCGGACCGTTTATTCGTCGCCCGGTGGCGACGATGCTGCTGAGCCTGGCGATCATGCTGCTGGGCGGCGTCAGCTTCGGCCTGTTGCCAGTTGCGCCGCTGCCGCAGATGGACTTCCCGGTGATCGTGGTGCAGGCCAACCTGTCCGGCGCCAGCCCGGAGGTGATGGCCGCCACGGTGGCCACGCCTTTGGAACGCAAGCTGGGCAGTATCGCGGGCGTCACTACGCTGACCAGTAGCTCTAACCAGGGCTCGACGCGGGTGGTCATCGGCTTCGAAATGGGCCGTGACATCGACGGTGCGGCGCGTGAGGTGCAGGCGGCGATCAACGCCACCCGTAACCTGCTGCCCAGTGGCATGCGCAGCATGCCGACGTACAAGAAGATCAACCCCTCGCAGGCACCGATCATGGTGCTGTCGTTGACCTCTGACGTGCTGAAGAAAGGCCAGTTGTACGATTTGGCTGACACCATCCTGTCCCAGAGCCTGGCCCAGGTATCCGGGGTAGGGGAGGTGCAGATCGGCGGCAGTTCGCTGCCCGCCGTGCGCATCTCGGTGGAGCCGCAGTTGCTCAACCAGTACGGCCTGTCGCTGGACGAGGTGCGTACCGCCGTGTCCAACGCCAACCAACGCCGGCCCATGGGCTTCGTCGAGGATGCCGAGCGCAGTTGGGAGGTGCGGGCGAATGACCAGTTGGAAACGGCGAAGGACTACGAGCCGGTAGTGATACGCCAGCAGAACGGCACCATCCTGCGCCTGTCCGACGTCGCCACCCTCACAGACAGCGTTGAAAACCGCTACAACAGCGGCTTCTTCAACGACCAGAGCGCGGTGTTGCTGGTGGTCAACCGCCAGACCGGCGCCAACATCATCGAGACGGTCGACCAGATCAAGTCGCAGTTGCCGGCGTTGCAGTCGTTGTTGCCAGCCAGCGTGCAGCTGAACGTGGCCATGGACCGCTCGCTGGTGATCAAGGCCACCCTCAAGGAGGCTGAGCACACGCTGCTGATCGCGGTGGGGCTGGTGATTCTGGTTGTCTACCTGTTCCTCGGCAGCCTGCGTGCCTCGTTGATCCCCAGCCTGGCAGTACCGGTGTCGCTGGTGGGCACGTTCGCGGTCATGTATTTGTGCGGTTTCTCCCTCAACAACCTGTCGCTGATGGCGCTGATCCTGGCCACGGGCCTGGTGGTTGACGATGCCATTGTGGTGCTGGAAAACATCTCCCGGCACATCGAGGACGGCCAGCCGCCGATGCGTGCGGCGTTCCTCGGTGCCAAGGAAGTGGGCTTCACGCTGCTGTCGATGAACGTTTCGTTGGTGGCGGTGTTCGTCTCCATTCTGTTCATGGGGGGTATCGTACGTAGCCTGTTCCAGGAGTTTTCCATCACCCTGGCGGCTGCAATCATTGTCTCGCTGGTGGTCTCGCTGACCCTCACGCCGATGCTCTGCGCCCGTTGGCTGAAACCGCACCAGGCCGAACAGAGCCGCCTGCAGCGCTGGAGCGACAAGGTTCATCAGCGCATGGTCAACGGCTATGACCGCAGCCTCGGCTGGGTGCTACGGCACAAGCGCCTGACCTTGCTGAGCCTGCTGGCCACCATCGGTATCAACATCGCGTTGTATGTGGTGGTGCCCAAGACGCTGATGCCGCAGCAGGACACCGGCCAATTGATTGGTTTTATCCGTGGTGACGATGGCCTGTCGTTCAGCGTGATGCAGCCGAAGATGGAAACCTACCGCCGCGCCTTGCTGGCCGACCCTGCGGTACAGAGCGTTGCTGGCTTCATCGGCGGCAACAGTGGCACCAACAATGCGATGGTGATTGTGCGCCTGAAACCGATCAGCGAGCGCAAGATGGATGCCCAGAAGGTGATCGAGCGCCTGCGCAAAGAGATGCCCAAGGTGCCCGGCGGGCGGCTGTTCCTGATGGCCGACCAGGACCTGCAGTTGGGTGGCGGTGGGCGTGACCAGACGTCGTCGCAGTACCTCTATACCTTGCAGAGTGGCGACCTGGCGGCCCTTCGCGAGTGGTTCCCGAAAGTGGTCGCGGCGGTGCGCGCATTGCCCGAACTGACCGCCATCGACGCCCGTGATGGCGCGGGTACCCCGCAGGTTACCCTGGTGGTCGACCGTGATCAGGCCAAGCGCCTGGGCATCGACATGGACATGGTGACCACGGTGCTCAACAACGCCTACAGCCAGCGGCAGATCTCGACCATCTACGACAGCCTCAACCAGTACCAGGTGGTGCTGGAGATCAACCCGAAATACGCCTGGGACCCGAGCACGCTGGAACAGGTGCAGGTGATCACCAGCGACGGTGCCCGCGTGCCGTTGTCGACCATCGCCCACTACGAAAACAGCTTGGCCAATGACCGAGTCAGCCACGAAGGGCAGTTCGCTTCCGAAGACATCGCCTTCGACGTCGCCGAAGGCTACAGCCCCGACCAGGCCATGGCTGCAGTGGAGCGGGCGGTGGCCAAGCTTGGCCTGCCCGAGGAAGTCATCGCCAAACTCGGTGGCACCGCCGACGCCTTTGCCAAGACCCAGGAGGGCCAACCCTTCATGATTCTGGGCGCGCTGGTGCTGGTGTACCTGGTGCTGGGCATTCTGTATGAAAGCTACATTCACCCGCTGACCATTCTGTCGACCCTGCCCTCGGCCGGCGTCGGTGCCTTGCTGGCGCTCTACGTCACTGGAGGCGAGTTCAGCCTGATCTCGCTGCTGGGCCTGTTCTTGCTGATCGGCGTGGTGAAAAAGAATGCGATCCTGATGATCGACCTGGCCCTGCAGCTGGAGCGCCAACAAGGCCTGTCGCCGGAGGAATCGATCCGTCGCGCCTGCCTGCTGCGCCTGCGGCCGATCCTGATGACCACCCTGGCGGCCATCCTCGGCGCCTTGCCGTTGCTGGTGAGCCGTGCCGAGGGGGCGGAAATGCGCCAGCCTTTGGGCTTGACCATCATCGGCGGCCTGGTCTTCAGCCAGATCCTCACCCTTTATACGACGCCGGTGGTCTACCTGTACCTCGACCGCCTGCGTCACCGTTTCAACCATTGGCGCGGCGTACGCACTGACGCCGCTCTGGAAACCCCGCTATGA
- a CDS encoding efflux transporter outer membrane subunit, translated as MNFAQTPLHRALQSLTLGRGSRLLGASLCVALLSACTLSPDYHRPELSTPAQYKQAEGWTQAKPSDAIARGAWWEVYGDAGLNALVEELNRSNQTVAQSEAQYRQAQALVRSSRAALFPSLDLSASKNRSAQGTGSSSSSLSNNSSGIRNTYNTQLGVSWEIDLWGKLRETLNANEASAEASFADLASIRLSQQSELVQNYLQLRVIDEQKRLLEATVATYERSLRMTENQYRAGVSGPDAVAQARTQLKSTQADLIDLIWQRAQFENAIAVLLGKAPANFALADSKTIPALPQIPVTLPSQLLERRPDIASAERNVMAANANIGVSRAAYFPDLSLSMSGGYSSSSFSNWIELPNRYWSVGPSLAMTLFDAGKRSAEVDRTVAVYDQTVAQYRQTVLDGFKEVENFLVQLKVYGDEAVVRQEALDAARESLRLTENQYRAGLIGYLDVVNVQTTALSNERSVLNLLQGRLVASVQLIAALGGGWDAEQAFAEQE; from the coding sequence ATGAATTTTGCCCAGACACCGCTTCACCGTGCCCTGCAGTCATTGACCCTGGGGCGTGGCTCGCGTCTGCTCGGCGCCAGTCTGTGCGTGGCGCTGCTCAGTGCCTGTACCCTGAGCCCGGACTACCACCGCCCCGAGCTGAGCACCCCGGCGCAGTACAAGCAGGCCGAGGGCTGGACCCAGGCCAAGCCCTCGGACGCGATCGCCCGTGGCGCCTGGTGGGAAGTCTACGGCGATGCCGGGCTCAATGCGCTGGTCGAAGAGCTCAACCGCAGCAACCAGACGGTTGCGCAGTCGGAGGCCCAGTACCGTCAGGCCCAGGCCCTGGTGCGCAGCAGCCGCGCCGCGCTGTTCCCCAGCCTGGACTTGAGCGCCAGCAAGAACCGCTCTGCCCAGGGTACTGGAAGCTCGAGTTCCAGCCTGTCGAACAACAGCAGCGGCATCCGCAATACGTATAACACCCAGCTCGGCGTGAGCTGGGAGATCGACCTGTGGGGCAAGCTGCGCGAGACGTTGAACGCTAACGAAGCCAGTGCCGAAGCCAGCTTCGCCGACCTTGCCTCGATCCGCCTGAGCCAGCAGTCGGAGCTGGTGCAGAACTACCTGCAGTTGCGTGTGATCGACGAGCAGAAGCGCCTGTTGGAAGCGACCGTGGCCACCTACGAACGCTCGCTGCGCATGACTGAAAACCAATACCGTGCCGGTGTGTCTGGCCCGGATGCGGTGGCGCAGGCGCGCACGCAGCTGAAGAGCACCCAGGCGGACCTGATCGACCTGATCTGGCAGCGTGCGCAGTTTGAAAATGCCATTGCCGTGTTGCTGGGCAAGGCCCCGGCGAATTTTGCCCTGGCAGACAGCAAGACCATCCCAGCGCTGCCGCAAATTCCAGTGACGTTGCCCTCGCAGTTGCTCGAACGCCGCCCGGACATTGCCTCGGCCGAGCGCAATGTGATGGCAGCCAATGCCAATATCGGGGTATCGCGGGCCGCTTACTTCCCCGACCTGAGCCTGAGCATGAGTGGCGGGTATTCCAGCAGCAGCTTCAGCAACTGGATCGAACTGCCGAACCGTTACTGGTCGGTGGGGCCTTCGCTGGCCATGACCTTGTTCGATGCGGGCAAGCGCAGCGCCGAGGTGGACCGCACCGTCGCGGTGTACGACCAGACCGTGGCGCAGTACCGCCAGACCGTGCTGGATGGCTTCAAGGAGGTGGAGAACTTCCTGGTGCAGCTGAAGGTGTACGGCGATGAAGCGGTGGTGCGCCAGGAGGCACTGGACGCGGCGCGTGAGTCGCTGCGCCTGACTGAAAATCAGTACCGTGCAGGGCTGATTGGCTACCTGGATGTGGTGAACGTGCAGACCACCGCGCTGAGCAACGAGCGCAGTGTGCTGAACCTGCTGCAGGGGCGGTTGGTGGCCAGTGTGCAACTGATTGCCGCGCTGGGCGGCGGCTGGGATGCCGAGCAGGCGTTTGCCGAACAGGAGTGA
- a CDS encoding putative bifunctional diguanylate cyclase/phosphodiesterase, translated as MLTGSYSSSLVLISLCVAILASYTALDLTGRIATAKGRAVHLWMGGGALAMGVGVWSMHFIGMLAFSLPIDLGYDLGLTAFSLLIAVLSSGFALWLVSQPSLPWLQLGFGALIMGAGISCMHYTGMAALRMLPGIDYDPALFGASLMIAVGASAAALWIAFRLRKHTPYVRQIRGLAAVIMGLAIVGMHYTGMAAANFPEGSFCGALAGGLQGDGLVYLVLITTLAVLAVALLTSVLDARLEARTAELARSLTLANQELTQLALHDTLTDLPNRTLLADRIEQAIAKVAEQGGCFALMFIDLDGFKPVNDAFGHHVGDLLLKAVAARLRGHLHSQDTLARIGGDEFVLLVELQEPNDAMDVAVKQVNLVSRPFRVAEHDLQLTASLGIVLYPGNGQDQHELLRNADAAMYHAKSAGKNGYSFFDVSMNSNARQQLQLLQDLRQALEQRQFRLHYQPKFDAQACQPIGAEALLRWEHPQQGLLLPDRFIGLAEKTGLIIPIGEWVLDEACRQMRQWLNQGHQGWRMAVNLSAIQFCHAGLVDSVARALRENGLPANCLTLEITETTAMHDADASLTVLQRLSDMGVDLSIDDFGTGYSSLMYLKRLPANELKIDRGFVRDLEQDSDDAAIVSAIVALGQALGLRIVAEGVETDKQQDFLTRLGCDSLQGYLLGQPVPAEQFMGKLQAMRETPEVAV; from the coding sequence ATGCTGACCGGTAGCTACTCCTCTTCGCTGGTGTTGATTTCGCTGTGCGTGGCGATCCTGGCGTCCTACACCGCCCTTGACCTGACCGGCCGTATCGCGACGGCCAAGGGCAGGGCTGTGCACCTGTGGATGGGGGGCGGTGCGTTGGCCATGGGGGTCGGCGTGTGGTCGATGCACTTCATCGGCATGCTCGCGTTCAGCCTGCCCATTGACCTGGGCTACGACCTTGGCCTGACTGCGTTCTCGCTGTTGATTGCGGTGCTGTCGTCAGGCTTTGCCTTGTGGCTGGTAAGCCAGCCGAGCCTGCCCTGGCTGCAACTGGGCTTTGGCGCGTTGATTATGGGCGCGGGCATCAGTTGCATGCACTACACCGGTATGGCCGCGCTGCGCATGCTGCCGGGCATCGACTATGACCCTGCGCTGTTCGGCGCCTCGCTGATGATCGCCGTGGGCGCCTCGGCAGCGGCGTTGTGGATCGCGTTCCGCTTGCGCAAGCACACCCCTTACGTCCGGCAGATTCGTGGCCTGGCAGCAGTGATCATGGGCTTGGCCATCGTCGGCATGCACTACACCGGCATGGCCGCAGCCAATTTCCCCGAGGGCAGTTTCTGTGGTGCGCTGGCCGGTGGGCTGCAAGGCGACGGGCTGGTCTACCTGGTGTTGATCACCACCCTGGCAGTGCTGGCGGTAGCTTTGTTGACCTCGGTACTGGACGCACGTCTCGAAGCGCGCACGGCGGAACTGGCCCGCTCGCTGACCCTGGCCAACCAGGAACTGACCCAGCTGGCCCTGCACGACACGCTCACCGACCTGCCCAACCGCACCTTGTTAGCCGACCGCATCGAGCAAGCCATCGCCAAGGTGGCGGAGCAGGGCGGTTGTTTTGCGCTGATGTTCATCGACCTGGATGGCTTCAAACCGGTCAACGATGCCTTTGGTCACCATGTCGGCGACTTGCTGCTCAAGGCCGTCGCGGCGCGCCTGCGCGGCCATTTACACAGCCAGGACACGCTGGCGCGCATTGGTGGCGACGAGTTCGTGCTGCTGGTGGAGCTGCAGGAGCCCAACGATGCCATGGACGTGGCGGTCAAGCAGGTCAACCTGGTGTCGCGGCCGTTTCGCGTCGCCGAGCATGATTTGCAGCTCACGGCCAGCCTGGGGATCGTCTTGTACCCCGGCAATGGCCAGGATCAGCACGAGTTGCTGCGCAATGCCGATGCCGCGATGTACCACGCCAAAAGCGCCGGTAAAAACGGCTACAGCTTCTTCGACGTGTCGATGAACAGCAACGCCCGGCAGCAATTGCAGTTATTGCAGGACCTGCGCCAGGCCCTGGAGCAGCGCCAGTTCCGCCTGCACTATCAGCCCAAGTTCGATGCCCAGGCCTGCCAGCCAATCGGTGCCGAAGCGTTGCTGCGCTGGGAGCACCCACAGCAGGGCCTGCTGCTGCCTGACCGGTTCATCGGCCTGGCGGAAAAAACCGGCCTGATCATCCCGATTGGCGAGTGGGTGCTTGACGAAGCCTGCCGGCAGATGCGCCAGTGGCTGAACCAGGGCCACCAGGGGTGGCGTATGGCAGTCAACCTGTCGGCCATCCAGTTTTGCCATGCGGGGCTGGTCGACAGCGTGGCCCGGGCCCTGCGCGAAAACGGCCTGCCGGCCAACTGCCTGACCCTGGAGATTACCGAGACCACCGCCATGCATGATGCCGATGCCAGCCTGACAGTGTTGCAGCGCCTGTCCGACATGGGCGTGGACTTGTCCATCGATGACTTCGGCACGGGCTATTCCAGCCTCATGTACCTGAAGCGACTGCCTGCCAACGAGCTGAAGATCGACCGGGGGTTTGTGCGTGACCTGGAGCAGGACAGCGATGACGCCGCGATCGTCTCGGCGATTGTCGCACTGGGCCAGGCGCTGGGCTTGCGCATCGTTGCCGAAGGGGTAGAGACGGACAAGCAACAAGACTTCCTCACCCGCCTGGGGTGCGATTCGCTGCAGGGTTATCTGCTCGGGCAACCGGTGCCAGCCGAGCAATTCATGGGCAAATTGCAGGCCATGCGGGAGACGCCCGAGGTGGCAGTCTAG
- a CDS encoding DUF1652 domain-containing protein produces MNKMTFPNACQVMRWHFHPLGFEASMDAPRSMIARLFDRATGETLLAIAGIPCAAIMAAADVERIIEAVEAEMDAFVPVFALRDAG; encoded by the coding sequence ATGAACAAAATGACGTTCCCGAACGCCTGCCAGGTGATGCGCTGGCATTTCCACCCGCTCGGCTTCGAAGCCAGCATGGATGCACCGCGCAGCATGATCGCGCGCTTATTCGACCGCGCCACCGGAGAAACCTTGCTGGCTATTGCCGGCATCCCCTGCGCTGCGATCATGGCCGCTGCGGATGTCGAGCGCATTATTGAAGCGGTCGAGGCTGAGATGGACGCCTTCGTACCCGTCTTCGCCCTGCGCGACGCAGGCTAG
- a CDS encoding DUF1345 domain-containing protein — translation MAFHRLTRTHPRLTFATLVGIIGAWLIPAGDTVQHILVGWNLGVWLYLLLVLWLTWSANPEKVRNVAQVEDENAGLVLLTVCIAAIASLAAITLQLVSSRGLQGSALALHYLYTGLTVAGSWLLIGCIFSLHYARLFYTGQNHEPPLRFADGERNPDYWDFHYFSFTISVAVQTSDVGVAGRGLRRVVLAHSVVGFVFNTAILGFTINIAAGLLG, via the coding sequence ATGGCTTTTCACCGCCTGACACGTACCCACCCTCGCCTCACGTTCGCCACCCTGGTCGGCATCATCGGCGCCTGGCTGATCCCTGCCGGTGACACGGTCCAGCACATTCTGGTCGGCTGGAACCTCGGCGTCTGGCTCTACCTGCTGCTGGTCCTGTGGCTTACCTGGAGCGCCAACCCGGAAAAGGTCCGCAACGTTGCCCAGGTCGAGGATGAGAACGCCGGCCTGGTCCTGCTCACCGTCTGCATCGCTGCCATCGCCAGCCTGGCCGCAATCACCTTGCAACTGGTCTCCAGCCGCGGCCTGCAAGGCAGCGCCCTGGCCCTGCACTACTTGTACACCGGGTTGACCGTGGCCGGCTCCTGGCTGTTGATCGGCTGCATCTTCAGCCTGCACTATGCCCGGCTGTTCTATACCGGCCAGAACCATGAGCCCCCGCTGCGCTTTGCCGATGGCGAGCGCAACCCGGATTACTGGGACTTTCACTACTTCTCGTTCACTATCAGTGTGGCGGTGCAAACGTCCGATGTCGGCGTCGCTGGCAGGGGGTTGCGCCGGGTGGTGCTGGCACATTCAGTGGTAGGGTTCGTGTTCAACACGGCCATTCTGGGGTTCACCATCAACATTGCGGCCGGCCTGCTGGGGTAG